GAAGCAGAAGAGGAAGAACTCGAGGAAGTCTTGAATGAACAAAGGTGTTTCCCTTTCTGAACAGTTAATTGAAGATACTTGTTAAATAAACGCTGATGTTCACTTTTGAAAAATGCCTTACGGGTCATTAAATCgtcatttgaaaataatttcaccCTTGGAAATTGTTGCTACCCCTTAAGGCCTGAGGACTGGTAACTCAGTGGGCGCAAATCTAGGAGCTTGtcggaagggggggggggggggcttgaGAAATAGAACCTATAAAGCGTAGAGTTACCAGCCCTTGCTAAGAGAATAAGGGTCTCTTGTTGTTGCGTGATCTTCATCCCATACAATCTTTTCGCTCCCAAATAAACATATCTTTAATTATTCTATTCCACTGCCTGAGACGTAGATTAATAACATACAATAGGGTTATTTAATAGACAATCGAAATATTCTGATACTGAGTGTTAAGAGGCAAGGGCCTGTTTCAATTAACACATTTTAATCTATTCAGCACTCGATTTACTACTCTTTTAAAGGGCGCGTGAAGAAGTAAATTCGTAAAAAGCGGAAAATGATCTTAACAAAAAATCTACTTACAAAGAAGACTGGAGAGATAAATATAAAGATACAATGAGACGAAACTTCTTAAATGTTGAGGATATGTACGAAACACGAAACATTCGCAGTGAAGAGGTTTACATAGAGGCAAAAATAAGAACATACAACGCCGGAAGGGGCATGAAACATGATTATATGGGGCGGCGTAATTTAGCCCGCCTAAAGCGATGAAATAATGATGCATAAATGAtacgtgaaaaaaaaacgaaaaaaaataaacgtaAATTAATGGGTGCGAAAAGTATAAGATTTAAATACGAAAGAAATCAACTAATTACAAATTTGCGACAacagaatgttttattttaagcaGATAGCCACAAAAGGCTTCTGAAATTTGAGGCATTGACATTTAATTGCGAGCTAAGGCCATTATCAGTTCAAATAATTCCACCTGAAGACAGCTGTGTGTGAGTTCAACCAACGTTTAAGGCAcatatgttttcatttttcagagaGGCCGGTAtgtcaaaatatgttttcatttttcagagaGGCCggtatgtcaaaatttttgaaatgatttacTTGACGCTCCTTTAATGTAGCCAGCTTACCCGTTCGAGGGTTCATTGAACCTCTCTTTTTCTCCTCTTTCGCATTGTGTGCCGCAAAATTCGAGAAGTTACGCGAGGAATTACAAATATTACACTGCCTGTCGCCAAACGTTTATAATATAatacataaatgaaaaaatatctttccaaTCCTGTAATAACCGTTAGGAAAATGGAATGTTTTAATACCTTAGCACTATATCTTACCAAGATACAACTTGCATCTGCCTACTACGTCACATTAGCGGGAAGATATAGAAGATAAATTTCCGCGGAATGTAAACAAATGACTACTCTGTTGgaactgcaaataaaacaacttcCTATGAGGCATGTTTAAATAGCAGCTTATCAACAACAGTCCTATTGGCTGAAAACTAATGCGTCTGACGTTCACCTTCAAACCAGTCATAGCTATTAATTGAATACGTGCGAGTCAACTTATTGGTGCTAATTAAGACTTGAAGTTCTTCAAATTTGCAACAATTTCCCCTCAGCTTCCACACATGTTTAGAAAGCAGGATTTTGCAAAAATGGATGTTCTCctcctctttgtttttttcttgccGATTAAGAATGTTTTATCTTGTTTGGATGGTGAGGATATGTCACTATGCCTTTTCTTAGCTTTTATCACGAGTTGTCATTTTATGCTATTTATTTGCATTTCACTTCCGATTGTTACCCAtgtatattttacttttttattttcttctttacgTTTATCTTTTAATGTTAAAGGTCTCGGTTGTTTTGAAGCGGGGGATTtttaaagactgaaaaaaaaatcctccgGTTTTCAGTGCAGAAATCTGTTCCCAATCCTGTACTCAAGGGAGTACGTCGCAAGTTTGGATCAATTTGGAGGCGATAttctaatttcatttatttaccttttcttGTCCTATGGTGAAAAACCCAAACTTTACTTCGCAACACATTACCTGAAATTATGTTGACAGTTTATCAAGTATTTCCTCAAATTAGATTACATTCAGTCATAGCACAGTTATAGCACGCATATGCAACGAGCTATGCAATAAGCCTCCTAACCGAGTTTTGCGGAAAATAGATCATCCCTAGCTTATACTGGCCTCACGACTGGATTTCATTTCGAttctgaattatttttattcatcaATCCTTACTCTATTGTGCTTAAGTTCAATTcatgttcttttgttttagtgtCAGAATAACTCCAACTAGGGGTGATAACCACGTTTAAACTTTATGCCGGATTTTTAAGTATTCATAATTTGTGAAATTATCATATTGGCAAAATTGTTTGACAGCATGACAGAATTGTCAAAACACCATGAAGGGGTATCACCCTTCAATtcatattaaaaagaaaaatgatattaataacaataacaacacgTTTTGTCTTCGATTGAATAACACGGATCATATCGCCTATTtcagacagaatttcttctttcatgaTCTGAGAGAGCGTGGAAACATATATCCGGTACTCAAACGTTTATATAAAAAAGTGTTTCATGAAAATCAAGAACATCCACAATCCTCCTCAGATCAGTCCTAGTGTTTTGGTTTAAACGTTTCATCTTTTTTAGATCAATGCCGTATCTTAGCATTTCCATCCACTCTGTTCTTCGTGGGAGAACGTCTTGTGAACCATACCATAACAAACATCAGTGTGATTGACAGGGACACGTGTGAATATAGTTGCTACCTGAACCATAACTGTGTCAGTGTCAACTTTTATTTTGGACCAAGTGAAGCAGGAATACAAAACTGTGAACTTAACAACTCAACAAGTAAAGAACATGATAAAGATCTGGTGAAGGCAACGAACTATGTGTACCATGGAACAAAAGTACGGAGACAATGTCTTTAAGCGATCGATTTAAATGTATCCTAAGTTCTAAGGGAGAATTTTacgttttttcaatttgtttaccTTTGTTACAGTGTTCATACGTTGGAACCAAATCAACAGgttcctttttaataattttcagaatttttgttttgttttgtaacattTCCATGTTTGTTAATGTACTTACCTTTGTGAACATTAAAACCAAACCAACAGCCTccaccaaaaatattttgtagaatgatgatattatataatttttttatttgtttacttaatCCTTACCTACTGTAtttattatgtttttcatttctttatacATTTAAACGTcacttttttattattctttttattgtttatttttttaattattatttttcagaatgCTTGTAGCCGTGCTCGCTGCAATAACAACGCCATTTGTCAGTCTGGTTTTACAAGCAAGGGATATCGATGCGTATGTTCTGTTGGATTTGCGGGAGCTCACTGTGAACAAGGTGAGAAGTAAAAACGCGTTCGTACCAGTTTTTTGTCGACAACAAAAATTGTTAGCAGTTCATATTCTGGAACCAACTAGCTAAATCGATGTTAAGGGATTGTTTTAGTGTATAACGTGCCCACAGCTTCATTTTAATTGTGATTACTACAGTTTGAATTACTCTGTGCTTTTGGTATTAATTCTCTCTATTTAGATGTTGAcgaatgtaaaaataaaactcacGGATGCGATGCTAATGCCGAATGCCATAATACCAAGGGAtcatttatttgtaaatgcAAGGCTGGTTATGTGGGAAATGGTCAAAATTGTGCAAGTAAGGAACTCATCTGTTTCATGATTCCTCACCGTATTCATAGTGGCGACAGATCTGAGTCGCCAAACGCGAAAACGAGGTATTGTAGGATAAAATGATAGGGGTTTGAAAGGTGAAGCTACCTTtctatttgaaatgaaaaatcgtTGGGATGATATGGtaattttctattattttgatGAGTACTTCTTTTAATTACGAAcaaacttgtgaagtgtatcGATGCCGGTCCCCACCACTGAGGATATGTACCAACGTCAACGCTAAGCATAATGTGGCATATTTTCCTCCCGTGGATTACTCTCTGAAGGTCATAAGTAAAAGAGACTTTCCTGCAGTTGAGGTCGGCTAGCTGTAATACTTTGAAATGTCTCTTGTTTCTCGTCTcgttgaaactttttttctgattggcaaGCTTGGTTCGGCTTTACCATGTTCGATCGAGAGGCACTTTGTAATACATGACACGCCTTAATTTAGAAGGAGTTATTAAGGGATGATTTCATATGGACAAAGGCCTCGAGATTATTTTCCGACCCTTGTATTTGTCACCGTTGTAAGCATCAAAAACGACTCATGCACGAATGAAGAAAAAGCATCCCATATTGTTAAGTTTCCTGAAGTGCCTGAAAGCacattctcaattttttttctttatcagaaatTTCTGGCTGTGACCAAAATCCATGCCACAATGAAGGAACCTGTATCCCCCAAAGTGAAGGATACAAATGTACATGTTTACAAGGATTCACTGGGGATCATTGCGAAACAGGTTCGATAAGCAATGTTTTATTCtcactttaaaattaattaaataggCATTAATTATTGTTCCTGTGAGATATTCGAGAGTTGTGGTAAGTATATCGACTTAATTTAAAGATATCACTACAGATGTCAACTGGGATTTACCAAACTCTTTAATCAAAAATCATTTTACGAAATGATGGAGTTaagttttgaataaattaaaactaacGGTCTTGCTGAGAAACAGTTTTACAAATGGGCCTAACTAACAAGATTTACCGATGGAAAACCGTGACTTATTGTATGCGAAGAAACGAGCATTTTTATACATATTTCAAGAATGATATTTTCCTAGTAAAGTATAGTTTAAATCTTAAAAACCCCTATCCTTATAACCATATAGTGAAATGATTCAAAGACAGCTGGAGATTTGccgaaaaattgattttgtagaTATAGACGACTGTGCTAACAGTCCTTGTCTGAACAAAGGAACCTGCTTTGACGATATCAACAAATACAGATGCAGCTGTGCAATTGGGTTTAGTGGAATAAATTGCGAAATAGGTAGGCTGATTATAGTGTATATATTAGCCATGTTAAAATGGTAGTGCGTCATAATCAAGTAATAAAACATGGTGACAAATTCCTGCTTTCATGATTACATACTAAACATATTATGCTAAATCTTATATATCTTCTTCGCCAGCTCGTATTGCAATATAGCGGTTCTGGTCCCTTAGCTTTGTAAAACCCGGTATTACATGCCTTCGGGCAAAGAAACAACTAGCTATAAACCTACTGAGTTTTTTTACAGATAATGACGAGTGTGCTCAAAATACTCACACATGTAGTTTAACTAGCGGGGTTTGTAAAAACACGCCAGGATCATTTCGATGCAGTTGTAAACCTGGGTTCATCGGAGACGGACACAATTGTGAAGGTTTGTCAATATGTTACCGgcatttatcatataaactacagTGTTATAGAAGGGTTTctagccctgagaaaagccgtaacagcactcgtgaaaaaatatcgtattttttttttttacttgtgtttTATATCGCCAATCAGATGCTGACACTTCACTCGCatttggcgccactcggtcaggttgatgaaagaACggcgttcaaactttcctagaaaagggaagaaaagcaaaatatggaaagaaaaaccgaaaattaCGTTTTCAGTGGCCTTGGTGATGGAATTTTTCTCGCGGCTCAGAACGAAAATCcacaactggaagatttgccacaggccgattttggccgtgtatccgagaattttgtatattgaaaattatgcCCATGGTTTGTTTTTGTCGTGTTCCAACGCATTTTTCATGTTGAGCCTTAGagccaacgcactttacgattttaATTCGGAGATggtcgatccttttattttcattcattattaaAGTTGACTATTCATTgccagtaaagggctattgtgtttagctgataaacaaaataatacatggttgtttgtggatatggaatttcttttccCGTGTTCAACCCGACCTCTCACTCGTTCgttgcgctcactcgtgagctatcgagttgaacattcgaagagaaattccatatctacccacgcccatgtattattctctatagAGCACTATATAACAATTATGAAGTAAGGTTTGCTCTTATGATTGACGGAGTTTGCGGTCAGCAAATTGCATAAAGATAACGATAACGAAAATGTAACGATTCAGTTGTAAGGCAAGGAGCAAAAAGTCTTTAATACTGCTCATAAAACGCAAAGAGGAGATCTAAAATTTGAACACTTTAATGTACAAGTTTTCACTAAAAAGACCGACGTGATGAAAATGTAGCTTTCTCGTGCTTGGAACATAATTTTTCCAATGGTGTCGTCGTGTTGCAAAGTAGCCAGAGTGTGGATCAACCACTGATTCTTTCTCTAGGTAGAGAGACATAGCATAAACCATCCGTGTTTTTCATTTCTACTGTTGCAGGATACATAAAAAATTCAGTCATATTGTCGAAAAATGAATCTTACTTCGCATATCTTCGTGAGTTCCTGGTTCCTGCCGTTGGACATTATTCTCACTGGTTGCTTTGCTACCGAGCCTCTTCACATGGCTGGGCTGGCGATGCCTTCCACACTCGTTGCGACGGAAAGAAAGATATGTTAACAATTATACAGAAAGACCAGAATGTTTTTGGTGGGTACACCGATATTCCATGGGGTAAGAAACTGTATCCTCTTTAAACATAATAGTGACGATCTTACTCGCATGTAGTCCGCCTATCGATGTCACATctgtcaaacaaaaaaagttaagaatCTCTTGGCGATAGTCGAAATGACTCCCAACTGATCTAGTATCTTCACTCCTCTTCCCCGCTCTACGTCAATCAATGTATGCCAACAACACTTAGCAAACGTGCCCTCTCATTTTCGGATAACAAGATTAAAAGTTCCAATGTCAAACATACAGATACATGGAGACTACTTCATGCGCGAATCCAGACTTTAAAAGAATATCGATCATATCTAAGACGTTTTGTCAATCCGTCACTACCTACCAGTTTATGACTGCACTCATGTTATAGCTACTTGAATCAATCTTTAGATGTGTTACCTCAACTTTCTCCGACAGTTTTGTAACCAGCTTTTATAACCAGACTGAGTGTTATAGATAGAAATCACGAAAACGACTCACGCATACGTAACCGTTATAAAGTAATAGTACCCTCCCTAGTTCATGTGCAAATATGTAATGTAAAATCAGTACCATAACCCTTAACTTCAAAACTTGGTGCAAGAAGATTATGCCCTTTCTATCTTGAAGATTTCGTGAATAATATTTAAAACCGATCATCCgaaaaaaaagctattaatGATGCATTGAACTAAAATGTTTCCTTAGCCGATTGTCCTCCGGGAGCAAGAACAAAGGACCGGTCTGGTCGCTGTTGTGTATTCCCTTTCAAGTATAAAGGCCGTACCTACAACTCCTGCACAAAGAGTGGCTCTTTTATTGGAAGGTGGTGCTCATTCGAGGCTGTCTTCAAACGTGACTGGGCTTATTGCAGTAagaataaatgtaatttttcatgAGATATACATATTAGTATTTTcctctttcccttttttcagtCTCAATACCTTCATGACAAAAAATATGCAACAAATAAGTCATTAGATGATTTCCTTCAACTCCGGCTGTATGTTTCCAGCTTCTATAGAATAAGTAAACTAAGTAAAAACATTTCTATGAAAGGATtgcaattttttctcattgtcTTGACCTGTAGATGATGATCCGTATGAAGGATATCGTAAGACCGACAAGGCTTTCATTTATTCGcttgaaaacaaagaaggaCTGGCGCCGTTCAAAAGTATGGTGAAGCGTGGTTCCCAAGCGATCTATATGGGGATAAGTTATGGTCCAACATTTGGCGGTGGCCACGATATTTGTGTTGCTAACAACGCAGCTC
The sequence above is a segment of the Pocillopora verrucosa isolate sample1 chromosome 5, ASM3666991v2, whole genome shotgun sequence genome. Coding sequences within it:
- the LOC131771833 gene encoding uncharacterized protein — encoded protein: MFRKQDFAKMDVLLLFVFFLPIKNVLSCLDDQCRILAFPSTLFFVGERLVNHTITNISVIDRDTCEYSCYLNHNCVSVNFYFGPSEAGIQNCELNNSTSKEHDKDLVKATNYVYHGTKNACSRARCNNNAICQSGFTSKGYRCVCSVGFAGAHCEQDVDECKNKTHGCDANAECHNTKGSFICKCKAGYVGNGQNCAKISGCDQNPCHNEGTCIPQSEGYKCTCLQGFTGDHCETGYIKNSVILSKNESYFAYLREFLVPAVGHYSHWLLCYRASSHGWAGDAFHTRCDGKKDMLTIIQKDQNVFGGYTDIPWADCPPGARTKDRSGRCCVFPFKYKGRTYNSCTKSGSFIGRWCSFEAVFKRDWAYCNDDPYEGYRKTDKAFIYSLENKEGLAPFKSMVKRGSQAIYMGISYGPTFGGGHDICVANNAAHNAHSYTNFGHSFLAPSEVKEKVTVLAGTYHFTPNEVEVFYLP